Proteins from a genomic interval of Ficedula albicollis isolate OC2 chromosome 9, FicAlb1.5, whole genome shotgun sequence:
- the PRKCI gene encoding protein kinase C iota type, with protein sequence MYFLVSQSGLACLVQEKIRAHCAICTDRIWGLGRQGYKCINCKLLVHKKCHKLVNTECGRHTLQPEPIMPMDPSSVHSDNVETVIPYNPSSHESLDHVGEEKEAMSIRESGKASSSLGLQDFDLLRVIGRGSYAKVLLVRLKKTERIYAMKVVKKELVNDDEDIDWVQTEKHVFEQASNHPFLVGLHSCFQTESRLFFVIEYVNGGDLMFHMQRQRKLPEEHARFYSAEISLALNYLHERGIIYRDLKLDNVLLDSEGHIKLTDYGMCKEGLRPGDTTSTFCGTPNYIAPEILRGEDYGFSVDWWALGVLMFEMMAGRSPFDIVGSSDNPDQNTEDYLFQVILEKQIRIPRSLSVKAAGVLKSFLNKDPKERLGCHPQTGFADIQGHPFFRNVDWDLMEQKQVVPPFKPNISGEFGLDNFDSQFTNEPVQLTPDDDDIVKKIDQSEFEGFEYINPLLMSAEECV encoded by the exons ATG TATTTCCTTGTGTCCCAGAGCGGCCTGGCATGCCTTGTCCAGGAGAAGATA AGAGCTCACTGTGCCATCTGCACTGACCGGATATGGGGCCTGGGCCGCCAGGGCTACAAGTGCATCAACTGCAAACTCCTCGTTCACAAGAAGTGTCACAAACTTGTCAACACTGAATGTGGCCGACACACACTACAGCCA GAACCAATAATGCCTATGGATCCATCATCAGTGCATTCAGATAATGTAGAAACAG TGATACCATACAATCCCTCGAGTCATGAGAGTCTGGACCATGTTGGTGAAGAAAAAGAG GCAATGAGCATCAGGGAAAGTGGCAAAGCTTCTTCCAGTCTGGGCCTGCAGGATTTTGATTTGCTGCGGGTCATTGGAAGGGGCAGCTATGCCAAAGTGCTGCTGGTTCGGCTGAAGAAAACCGAGCGCATTTATGCCATGAAGGTGGTGAAGAAAGAGCTTGTCAACGATGATGAG GATATTGATTGGGTTCAGACAGAGAAACACGTCTTTGAACAGGCCTCAAATCATCCCTTTCTGGTTGGGCTGCACTCTTGCTTCCAGACAGAAAGCAG GTTATTCTTTGTTATAGAATATGTCAATGGAGGAGATCTGATGTTCCATatgcagaggcagaggaagctgCCAGAGGAACATGCCAG ATTTTATTCTGCTGAAATCAGTCTAGCATTGAACTATTTGCATGAGCGAGGGATAATCTACAGGGATTTAAAACTGGATAATGTGCTCCTAGATTCTGAAGGGCATATTAAACTCACAGATTATGGCATGTGCAAG GAGGGTCTAAGGCCCGGTGACACAACCAGCACGTTCTGTGGGACTCCAAACTATATTGCACCTGAAATTCTCCGGGGAGAGGATTATG GCTTCAGCGTGGACTGGTGGGCCCTTGGTGTGCTGATGTTTGAGATGATGGCAGGCCGGTCGCCCTTCGACATCGTCGGGAGTTCTGACAACCCTGATCAGAACACAGAGGATTATCTCTTCCAAG taattttggaaaaacaaatccgAATTCCCCGATCCCTCTCTGTGAAAGCAGCAGGTGTTCTAAAGAGTTTCCTTAACAAG GATCCAAAGGAACGCTTGGGCTGCCATCCTCAGACTGGGTTTGCAGATATCCAGGGCCATCCCTTCTTCCGCAACGTTGATTGGGATCTG ATGGAGCAAAAGCAAGTGGTGCCTCCATTTAAACCAAATATATCTGGAGAATTTGGTCTGGATAACTTTGATTCCCAGTTCACCAATGAACCTGTGCAGCTCACTCCAGATGATGA TGATATTGTGAAGAAGATTGACCAGTCTGAATTTGAAGGCTTTGAATACATAAATCCTCTTTTGATGTCAGCTGAGGAATGTGTCTGA